One region of Erythrolamprus reginae isolate rEryReg1 chromosome 8, rEryReg1.hap1, whole genome shotgun sequence genomic DNA includes:
- the GLT6D1 gene encoding putative glycosyltransferase 6 domain-containing protein 1 isoform X5, translated as MSVAVYRRGRVWQPPWGRMTLSQGKAILLWVTFLALLSLAIYTYLDREVNATKEPRELLLSSWFHPGARTEVSTMSPWSAPIVWHGTFKSATLDDHYKRQKVTVGLTVFATGKYLDKYLRDFLVSANTFFMRGHRVIFYILVDDLSRVPEVKLGPQRTLKLFRVSQPHRWQDASMMRMKTIGDLIEESIRFEVDFVFCMDVDQVFQSPYGAEALDTSVAQLHAWFYNADREAFTYERRPESAAYISYQEGDYYYHGAVFGGVPLQVLNLTRQCYQGILQDKRRSVEAVWHDESHLNKYFLLHKPTKLLSPEYCWDYKIGPQSQIHNVKLSWMPKEYYQVRENS; from the exons GATGACTCTGTCACAAGGAAAGGCCATTCTCTTATGGGTCACCTTCCTGGCCCTTTTATCGCTGGCCATTTACACCTACCTGGACAG GGAAGTGAATGCAACCAAAGAGCCGAGAGAGTTGCTGCTCAGCAGCTGGTTTCACCCAGG CGCACGGACAGAGGTGTCCACCATGAGCCCCTGGTCAGCCCCCATCGTGTGGCACGGGACCTTCAAGAGCGCCACCCTTGATGATCACTACAAGCGGCAGAAGGTGACCGTTGGACTGACCGTCTTCGCCACTGGGAA GTACCTGGACAAATACCTGAGGGACTTCCTGGTCTCCGCCAACACCTTCTTCATGAGGGGCCACAGGGTCATCTTCTACATCCTGGTCGATGACCTCTCCAGGGTGCCCGAGGTCAAGCTGGGCCCCCAGCGGACACTGAAGCTCTTCCGGGTCAGCCAGCCGCACCGCTGGCAGGACGCCAGCATGATGCGCATGAAGACCATCGGGGACCTGATCGAGGAGAGCATCCGCTTCGAGGTGGACTTTGTCTTCTGCATGGATGTCGACCAGGTCTTCCAGAGCCCCTACGGGGCGGAGGCCCTGGACACCTCCGTGGCCCAGCTCCACGCCTGGTTCTACAACGCCGACAGGGAGGCCTTCACCTACGAGCGGCGCCCCGAGTCGGCTGCCTACATCTCCTACCAGGAGGGGGACTACTACTACCACGGGGCCGTCTTTGGGGGCGTCCCGCTGCAGGTGCTGAACCTGACCCGCCAGTGCTACCAGGGCATCCTGCAGGACAAGAGGCGGAGTGTGGAGGCCGTGTGGCACGACGAGAGCCACCTCAACAAGTACTTCCTGCTCCACAAGCCCACCAAACTGCTCTCGCCCGAGTACTGCTGGGACTACAAGATCGGGCCCCAGTCCCAGATCCACAACGTGAAGCTGTCCTGGATGCCCAAGGAATACTACCAGGTCCGGGAAAACTCTTGA
- the GLT6D1 gene encoding putative glycosyltransferase 6 domain-containing protein 1 isoform X3 codes for MSVAVYRRGRVWQPPWGRMTLSQGKAILLWVTFLALLSLAIYTYLDRDQKWTWRESISPPEVNATKEPRELLLSSWFHPGARTEVSTMSPWSAPIVWHGTFKSATLDDHYKRQKVTVGLTVFATGKYLDKYLRDFLVSANTFFMRGHRVIFYILVDDLSRVPEVKLGPQRTLKLFRVSQPHRWQDASMMRMKTIGDLIEESIRFEVDFVFCMDVDQVFQSPYGAEALDTSVAQLHAWFYNADREAFTYERRPESAAYISYQEGDYYYHGAVFGGVPLQVLNLTRQCYQGILQDKRRSVEAVWHDESHLNKYFLLHKPTKLLSPEYCWDYKIGPQSQIHNVKLSWMPKEYYQVRENS; via the exons GATGACTCTGTCACAAGGAAAGGCCATTCTCTTATGGGTCACCTTCCTGGCCCTTTTATCGCTGGCCATTTACACCTACCTGGACAG GGATCAGAAATGGACGTGGAGGGAGAGCATCAGCCCCCC GGAAGTGAATGCAACCAAAGAGCCGAGAGAGTTGCTGCTCAGCAGCTGGTTTCACCCAGG CGCACGGACAGAGGTGTCCACCATGAGCCCCTGGTCAGCCCCCATCGTGTGGCACGGGACCTTCAAGAGCGCCACCCTTGATGATCACTACAAGCGGCAGAAGGTGACCGTTGGACTGACCGTCTTCGCCACTGGGAA GTACCTGGACAAATACCTGAGGGACTTCCTGGTCTCCGCCAACACCTTCTTCATGAGGGGCCACAGGGTCATCTTCTACATCCTGGTCGATGACCTCTCCAGGGTGCCCGAGGTCAAGCTGGGCCCCCAGCGGACACTGAAGCTCTTCCGGGTCAGCCAGCCGCACCGCTGGCAGGACGCCAGCATGATGCGCATGAAGACCATCGGGGACCTGATCGAGGAGAGCATCCGCTTCGAGGTGGACTTTGTCTTCTGCATGGATGTCGACCAGGTCTTCCAGAGCCCCTACGGGGCGGAGGCCCTGGACACCTCCGTGGCCCAGCTCCACGCCTGGTTCTACAACGCCGACAGGGAGGCCTTCACCTACGAGCGGCGCCCCGAGTCGGCTGCCTACATCTCCTACCAGGAGGGGGACTACTACTACCACGGGGCCGTCTTTGGGGGCGTCCCGCTGCAGGTGCTGAACCTGACCCGCCAGTGCTACCAGGGCATCCTGCAGGACAAGAGGCGGAGTGTGGAGGCCGTGTGGCACGACGAGAGCCACCTCAACAAGTACTTCCTGCTCCACAAGCCCACCAAACTGCTCTCGCCCGAGTACTGCTGGGACTACAAGATCGGGCCCCAGTCCCAGATCCACAACGTGAAGCTGTCCTGGATGCCCAAGGAATACTACCAGGTCCGGGAAAACTCTTGA
- the GLT6D1 gene encoding putative glycosyltransferase 6 domain-containing protein 1 isoform X4, whose protein sequence is MLAGAEQSFQRPKSRMTLSQGKAILLWVTFLALLSLAIYTYLDRDQKWTWRESISPPEVNATKEPRELLLSSWFHPGARTEVSTMSPWSAPIVWHGTFKSATLDDHYKRQKVTVGLTVFATGKYLDKYLRDFLVSANTFFMRGHRVIFYILVDDLSRVPEVKLGPQRTLKLFRVSQPHRWQDASMMRMKTIGDLIEESIRFEVDFVFCMDVDQVFQSPYGAEALDTSVAQLHAWFYNADREAFTYERRPESAAYISYQEGDYYYHGAVFGGVPLQVLNLTRQCYQGILQDKRRSVEAVWHDESHLNKYFLLHKPTKLLSPEYCWDYKIGPQSQIHNVKLSWMPKEYYQVRENS, encoded by the exons ATGTTGGCCGGAGCAGAGCAGAGCTTCCAGAGGCCGAAGTCAAG GATGACTCTGTCACAAGGAAAGGCCATTCTCTTATGGGTCACCTTCCTGGCCCTTTTATCGCTGGCCATTTACACCTACCTGGACAG GGATCAGAAATGGACGTGGAGGGAGAGCATCAGCCCCCC GGAAGTGAATGCAACCAAAGAGCCGAGAGAGTTGCTGCTCAGCAGCTGGTTTCACCCAGG CGCACGGACAGAGGTGTCCACCATGAGCCCCTGGTCAGCCCCCATCGTGTGGCACGGGACCTTCAAGAGCGCCACCCTTGATGATCACTACAAGCGGCAGAAGGTGACCGTTGGACTGACCGTCTTCGCCACTGGGAA GTACCTGGACAAATACCTGAGGGACTTCCTGGTCTCCGCCAACACCTTCTTCATGAGGGGCCACAGGGTCATCTTCTACATCCTGGTCGATGACCTCTCCAGGGTGCCCGAGGTCAAGCTGGGCCCCCAGCGGACACTGAAGCTCTTCCGGGTCAGCCAGCCGCACCGCTGGCAGGACGCCAGCATGATGCGCATGAAGACCATCGGGGACCTGATCGAGGAGAGCATCCGCTTCGAGGTGGACTTTGTCTTCTGCATGGATGTCGACCAGGTCTTCCAGAGCCCCTACGGGGCGGAGGCCCTGGACACCTCCGTGGCCCAGCTCCACGCCTGGTTCTACAACGCCGACAGGGAGGCCTTCACCTACGAGCGGCGCCCCGAGTCGGCTGCCTACATCTCCTACCAGGAGGGGGACTACTACTACCACGGGGCCGTCTTTGGGGGCGTCCCGCTGCAGGTGCTGAACCTGACCCGCCAGTGCTACCAGGGCATCCTGCAGGACAAGAGGCGGAGTGTGGAGGCCGTGTGGCACGACGAGAGCCACCTCAACAAGTACTTCCTGCTCCACAAGCCCACCAAACTGCTCTCGCCCGAGTACTGCTGGGACTACAAGATCGGGCCCCAGTCCCAGATCCACAACGTGAAGCTGTCCTGGATGCCCAAGGAATACTACCAGGTCCGGGAAAACTCTTGA